The Pseudodesulfovibrio sediminis genome includes the window ACGTATTTCAACACGTCTGTTTTTGCGTTGTTCTTCGTCGGTCAGCCCCTTGTTCAGGGGGCGGGTTCTCCCGTATCCCATGGTTTTTACGTGGGCCGGGTTCACTGACCATTTACTGACAAGGTACGCCTTGACCGCCTCGGCACGACGTTTGGACAAGGCCAGATTATATTCGTCATTGCCCTTGGTGTCCGTGTGGCCGCCGATGACGATGGATTTGCCTTTGAGCTCATCGGAGTTCAGCGCCTGCCCCAGAGAATCCAGAAGCGGGTATGACTGTTCCTGGATGGTTGCCTTGTCAAAATCGAACAGGACATCCAGATTCACACCACGCGCGTTTGTCCCCAGGGTTTGTTCAGGGGGGAGGTCCCGCTCCGAATTCATGGCCGCATTGCGCGGAGCGTTCATGGAGGATGTGGAGTCGCCAGCGAGTTCACTCTTGATTTCAGCTTCGGTCTCAACTGTTTTGAAATGGGCAAACGGTGACGGCAGCCATGCGGCGACGGGTATGGTCATATCCTTGGCAATCGCGCGAATGATCTTGTTGAATCCGCTCTCGCTGAGGCGGTATTCATGTCTGAAATAGATGTAGTCATCGGGCATCTTGTCTTCAATCCTGCCGGATTGCATCATGGTCCAGATGAGCTGCCCGCTGCCGGTAGAGTAAATGTCGAGCTGGATGGTGATGGCTGTGTCATCGAGGGTGTGCCCTGCATAGAAGTAGGGCACCTTGCCCAGAATCAACACGTCGGCCCCGCGTCTGCGAGCGGTGTCCATGGCTGTCTCAAGCCCCTGATAGCGGTCGTTGGTCCCGAATTCCATGGTCGGGAAAAGGCGCTCTTCGGTCCAGACATTGAAAAATATCTGCCCGAACGAGTTGGACAGAGCCGCGTGATCCGGAGTGCGCTGCTGAATGACAAAGGGGTGAAAGTAGGCTGTCAGCGGGGTGTACTGTTTGCCTTTGGGGTGAACGGAAACCTGCAGTGGCGATTTCCTGACAGGAGAGTTGGAGTACACGACAGTCTGATCCGTGAGTGACGGATCAACGTATGCACACGCAGGCAGTATGAGTAACAGAGCGAAAATTAATGCTTTTTTCATGACAGTCACCGGCTAAGTGTTACAACCGATCCGATGGTCGCGCCAAGTCCGTGACGCGGTCGGATTGTACTGAGCAGTTAAAAGCAATATGTATGCCGGAAAACCTACTGTATTGTCTGGGTCGGCGCAGGGGCTGATTCTATGGATTCCAGGAGTTGTTCGCGGGACTCCTTGAGGCCCTGGCGCAGGAGCAGTCGTTTACCCGTGGTGAGTCGTTTGAATTCTGGACGGTCAACCAGTTTTGACAGGCGGTCCATCTCTACCAATACATTACGGATGAGCTTCTGAATGTCCCGTTCGCGCGGGTTCAACTGTGCGGCGAGGACGGCCAGGTCACGTATCTCCCCGGCCATCTTCTTGAAGGTGTAAGGATCGACTTGCTTCGCAAGCTTTCTTTGTGCCTTGAACGCCTCAATCTTTTCCTTAAGCCATCCGAACATAGAGTGCTCCTACATGGTCGCCAACTGGGATTGCATCATCAGGATGGAAACAATGGCAAGGAGCAGGAATGGGACGATCATGACCGGGATGACCTTGGTATACGAGATCTTGTGAATATGCTTCATGCCGATGGCTGTGAGGACAAGACTCCAGATGCCGCTCAGTAATGCGACGCCCATGTATACCGTTGAGTTGAGCATGGGGATAATGGCGAGTATCGCCGGTGTATAAGCATAGGAAAAGGCCCGGAAAGTGCCTTCGAACCCCTTGTTGTTGCTGCGGATAAGGGTCAGGAGCAGAGAGTAGAGACCTGCCATGGCATAGGTCAGAACGGCGACTGCGGCCGGAGTAAGCAGTAGCTCGAAAATGCCGGATGTCAGGTCATAGGGGACCGGGACAAAGCCTTCAGAGGAAGGCATAAGGCTTATGGACAACCCGGCGCTGCCGTAGCCGAATTGAACTACGGCCTGGACCATGCCCACCAGTATGGCGTAGGTTAGCGGTTTGGCAACGCCGCCGCCAACGGGCATGACCGAGAAGAACACACGGGGTGAAAACAGGACCAGTTTGATGGTCATGAACAGGCCATGGAAGAAACCATAGCGGTCCAATTGTTCAAAGGGGGGTGGTACCTGCATTTGCGACAGGCCCATGTCATCTTCATCCGTACCGTCGTCATCAAACTGTGCCGGGTCCGGGAAATCCTCGTTGAATTCTCCTGTCCAGCCTTCCACGGGCTGTTGGTCGTCCGCTTGTTGAGACTCATAAGATTCGTAAACAGCAGGCTTTTCCTGAGCAGGAGGTGTGTACGCCGGTCGTTCCGGCTCGGAAGGGTGTGAGACCGAAGCTTCCGATGCTGGCGGATTGTCTACTGTGCTGCGTTCCTCGGGAGGACGCATGCGGTCCAGTCGTTCCCACAGTCCTTCATCGGTTTGCTTTTCTTCGCTCAGCGTATTGATGAGCGGGAGTTGTGCCTGTGCCTGACTGTCGGTCTCTTCTTTGGACGCCGTGGCAGGTGCGGGAGCGGTGTCGGGTTCTGGTGCAGCGACGGACTCGGGGGTAGGCTCCACAGGGTCTTCAATGACGAACTCTTCTTCCGGCAGTTCGCGAAATTTGAATTTCGTCTGGCATTTCGGACAGGTGGCTACCATTGACCGAGCGGGTATCTTGGTTTCGTCCACTTCACGGGCGAATTTACATTCAGGACATATTATCTGCATTGTCGATCCTTGAAAGGCATGATTATTGTTAGCAAGTGGTCGTAGCTATTTTGTACGCAACAATCAAGTTGTCTGCAAACATGTGTACAGTTATGCGGGATTATTTTCCAGCAGAAGCATCTGCAGGGACCCCATGATGAAAGAGGCTTCGGCCAGCAGTTGGCGGGAGATAGAAGGGTAATCCTCATTCAACACATGGTGCACCCCTTCTCCTGCTTCATCAAATCGCTTGAGCTTGGCTGCCAGTTTTTCCGGCGTCTTGCGCAGTCGGCTGTAATGCAGGATCGGGGCATCCAGAAGCAGGGCGGTGCGGCCTTCGATACCGGCCAGCCGTTCGTGGACAGGGCGTTCATAGCGCACGGTCTCCCGATTGCGGAAGAGACGGAGCTGTAGGTCTGGCCACAATCCATAGCCCACCTTGCACCCGGATTCGTCGGGGTAGAACGTCATGCGCGGAAAATAGCACGCCTCCAGTCTTTTTACGAGCATGCAGGCCGTGAACAGGCCCCACACGTCCTCGCTGAACATTTCGTCTCCATCCAGAGAGAGGACCCAGTCGCCGGAACAGGCGTCAAGCATCCGGTTGCGTTGGGAGGCGAAGTCATCGAGAGGGTGGGCCATGTTGGTGATGGGGGCGGCGCAGGAAAATTCTTTGTCCGGTATTTCTTCACTGTCCCAGACCACGACGATCTCTTTTATCCAGTCCGGGAATTGGCTGAAAAATGTATCCAGCTCCGGCTCGTTCGGGTTCAGGATTACCCCGACAGACAGATCCGGAGCCTGGACGCCGACATGGCTCAGGTAGGAGCTGTTGATGGCCTGATGCGGTTTTGCGCTCATGAAGAGCCGTTGGAGCGACTGGAAATGCTTGCGGTCTTCGTCGGTCAGGGAGGGATTGAGGACAAGCGTGGCATTGTCCGGAGTGACCCCGTCCAGGGCAAGCAGATAGAGCTGTGCCCACAAAGAGATATCCCCGATGACAGAGGTGTTGCCGTCGCTCTCTGCCCATGCCGGATTGTCCTGCAAAAAGCCACGTATGGCATCCAGGTTGGTTTCACAGATGATGATGGTGGACGCTGGCAACGCCTCGGCCAGCGCCAGGGCATGCTCACCGTTGCCCAGCCCGAAGAGGACGACTTTCTCAGAGCAGCTTTTAGCCACAATCTTGAGCGTGCGGTCCACAAAGGCGAGGATGTCGTCTGATGCTGAAGGGGCGGGCTTTGGCGCGTCGTTGTCTTTGAAAGCAAAGGCAAGGACAGCGTTGGTATATTCGGTGGTCAGGGTACTCATTGCATGATTCCTTTATGGTGGAGAAGGTCTTCGTATACCGCCTCAAGTCGGCGGGTAATGGTTTGCGCCCGGTAGAGTCGGCTGGCTTTTTCCTGTCCGGCCACACCCATTCGGCGGGCTTCTTCGGGGTGGGAAAAAATATATTTCAGCGCGTTGGCGTATTCTTCAGCGGTTCGTGCGATCAATCCAGTGACCGCATGTTCGACCAGTTCGAGTTGGGCGTTATCCTTGAGGCCTTCAGAGGGATGGGTGATCACCGGCAGCCCGCAGGCCATGGCCTCGGCAATGACCAGTCCGAAGGATTCACCGGTGTCGTTTGCGTGGGCCAATACCGAAACTCCATTCAGAAATTCAGCGATCTCGCCGTCAGTCTGCACGGGATCGTGAAAGCACACGTTTTTGGAAAGGTCGTTTTCATGAACATACTCCATGGCCTCGGGAATACCGCCGATGATGTGATATCTGAAGTTCGGGATATCACGGACAAGTTGGGGCAGGAAATTCAGGGCAAGGGGTGACCATTTCCCTGGATCGGCCCGGGATATGCGTCCGGCGATGGGCAATGAAAAATCGCGCTCGGGGAGTGCGTGGTCTTTGAAAAAATCCGTATCCACAGGATTGTAGAGGAAGCCGTACCGATCAGGGTTCGCAGTGGCGCCGGTGGTGGTGGCGAAGCGT containing:
- a CDS encoding OmpA family protein gives rise to the protein MKKALIFALLLILPACAYVDPSLTDQTVVYSNSPVRKSPLQVSVHPKGKQYTPLTAYFHPFVIQQRTPDHAALSNSFGQIFFNVWTEERLFPTMEFGTNDRYQGLETAMDTARRRGADVLILGKVPYFYAGHTLDDTAITIQLDIYSTGSGQLIWTMMQSGRIEDKMPDDYIYFRHEYRLSESGFNKIIRAIAKDMTIPVAAWLPSPFAHFKTVETEAEIKSELAGDSTSSMNAPRNAAMNSERDLPPEQTLGTNARGVNLDVLFDFDKATIQEQSYPLLDSLGQALNSDELKGKSIVIGGHTDTKGNDEYNLALSKRRAEAVKAYLVSKWSVNPAHVKTMGYGRTRPLNKGLTDEEQRKNRRVEIRLAE
- a CDS encoding YIP1 family protein; the encoded protein is MQIICPECKFAREVDETKIPARSMVATCPKCQTKFKFRELPEEEFVIEDPVEPTPESVAAPEPDTAPAPATASKEETDSQAQAQLPLINTLSEEKQTDEGLWERLDRMRPPEERSTVDNPPASEASVSHPSEPERPAYTPPAQEKPAVYESYESQQADDQQPVEGWTGEFNEDFPDPAQFDDDGTDEDDMGLSQMQVPPPFEQLDRYGFFHGLFMTIKLVLFSPRVFFSVMPVGGGVAKPLTYAILVGMVQAVVQFGYGSAGLSISLMPSSEGFVPVPYDLTSGIFELLLTPAAVAVLTYAMAGLYSLLLTLIRSNNKGFEGTFRAFSYAYTPAILAIIPMLNSTVYMGVALLSGIWSLVLTAIGMKHIHKISYTKVIPVMIVPFLLLAIVSILMMQSQLATM
- a CDS encoding glycosyl transferase family 2, which produces MSTLTTEYTNAVLAFAFKDNDAPKPAPSASDDILAFVDRTLKIVAKSCSEKVVLFGLGNGEHALALAEALPASTIIICETNLDAIRGFLQDNPAWAESDGNTSVIGDISLWAQLYLLALDGVTPDNATLVLNPSLTDEDRKHFQSLQRLFMSAKPHQAINSSYLSHVGVQAPDLSVGVILNPNEPELDTFFSQFPDWIKEIVVVWDSEEIPDKEFSCAAPITNMAHPLDDFASQRNRMLDACSGDWVLSLDGDEMFSEDVWGLFTACMLVKRLEACYFPRMTFYPDESGCKVGYGLWPDLQLRLFRNRETVRYERPVHERLAGIEGRTALLLDAPILHYSRLRKTPEKLAAKLKRFDEAGEGVHHVLNEDYPSISRQLLAEASFIMGSLQMLLLENNPA
- a CDS encoding glycosyltransferase family 4 protein, which produces MVESPVRVLHIANSLGLGGTEKVMQLLVANLDQKRFSPAVYSPQDGERGAQIRALGIETYIGMDLLDVLDRFRPRIVHIHRAGWAEPKMLTTIKRARIPVVVETNVFGRHDPSPSASVIDRTLFVSRFCLERFATTTGATANPDRYGFLYNPVDTDFFKDHALPERDFSLPIAGRISRADPGKWSPLALNFLPQLVRDIPNFRYHIIGGIPEAMEYVHENDLSKNVCFHDPVQTDGEIAEFLNGVSVLAHANDTGESFGLVIAEAMACGLPVITHPSEGLKDNAQLELVEHAVTGLIARTAEEYANALKYIFSHPEEARRMGVAGQEKASRLYRAQTITRRLEAVYEDLLHHKGIMQ